The proteins below are encoded in one region of Macaca nemestrina isolate mMacNem1 chromosome 10, mMacNem.hap1, whole genome shotgun sequence:
- the LOC105499930 gene encoding natural killer cells antigen CD94 isoform X2, which yields MAVFKTTLWRLISGTLGIICLSLMATLGILLKNSFTKLSVEPAYTPGPNIELQKDSDCCSCHEKWVGYRCNCYFISSEEKTWNESRHFCASQKSSLLQLQNRDELDFMSSSQHFYWIGLSYSEEHTAWLWENGSALSQYLFPSFETFKPKNCIAYNSKGNALDESCETKNRYICKQQLI from the exons ATGGCAG TGTTTAAGACCACTCTGTGGAGGTTAATTTCTGGGACCTTAGGGATAATATGCCTTTCGTTGATGGCTACGTTGGGAATTCTGTTGAAAAATT CTTTTACTAAACTGAGTGTTGAGCCAGCATATACTCCAGGACCCAACATAGAACTCCAGAAAG ACTCTGACTGCTGTTCTTGCCATGAAAAATGGGTTGGGTACCGATGCAACTGTTACTTCATTTCCAGTGAAGAGAAAACGTGGAACGAAAGTAGGCATTTCTGCGCCTCTCAGAAATCCAGTCTGCTTCAGCTTCAAAACAGAGATGAGCTG GATTTTATGAGCTCCAGTCAACATTTTTACTGGATTGGACTCTCTTATAGTGAGGAACACACCGCCTGGTTGTGGGAGAATGGCTCCGCACTCTCCCAGTATCT ATTTCCATCGTTTGAAACTTTTAAACCAAAGAACTGCATAGCATATAATTCAAAGGGAAATGCTTTAGACGAATCCTGTGAAACTAAAAATCGTTATATCTGTAAGCAACAGCTCATTTAA
- the LOC105499931 gene encoding NKG2-D type II integral membrane protein has translation MGWIRGRRPRHNLEMSEFHNYKLGLTKSDFSTRCQKQRCPVIKSKCRENASPLFFCCFIAVAMGIRFIIMVTIWSAVFLNSLFNQEVQIPLTESYCGPCPKNWICYKNNCYQFFNESKNWYESQASCMSQNASLLKVYSKEDQDLLKLVKSYHWMGLVHIPTNGSWQWEDGSILSPNLLTIIEMQKGDCALYASSFKGYIENCSIPNTYICMQRTV, from the exons ATGGGGTGGATTCGTGGTCGGAGGCCTCGACACAACTTGG aGATGAGTGAATTTCATAATTATAAGTTGGGTCTAACAAAGAGTGATTTTTCAACACGATGCCAAAAGCAAAGATGTCCAGTAATCAAAAGCAAATGTAGAGAAAACG cATCTCCACTTTTTTTCTGCTGTTTCATTGCTGTAGCTATGGGAATCCGTTTCATTATTATGGTAACAATATGGAGTGCCGTATTCCTAAATT CATTATTCAACCAAGAAGTTCAAATTCCCTTGACTG aaaGTTACTGTGGCCCATGTCCTAAAAACTGGatatgttataaaaataactGCTACCAGTTTTTTAATGAGAGTAAAAACTGGTATGAGAGCCAGGCTTCTTGTATGTCTCAAAATGCCAGCCTTCTGAAAGTATACAGCAAAGAGGACCAG GATTTACTTAAACTGGTGAAGTCATATCACTGGATGGGATTAGTACACATTCCAACAAATGGATCTTGGCAGTGGGAAGATGGCTCCATTCTCTCACCCAACCT ACTAACAATAATTGAAATGCAGAAGGGAGACTGTGCACTCTATGCCTCAAGCTTTAAAGGCTACATAGAAAACTGTTCGATTCCAAATACATACATCTGCATGCAGAGGACTGTGTAA
- the LOC105499930 gene encoding natural killer cells antigen CD94 isoform X1 — MAVFKTTLWRLISGTLGIICLSLMATLGILLKNSFTKLSVEPAYTPGPNIELQKDSDCCSCHEKWVGYRCNCYFISSEEKTWNESRHFCASQKSSLLQLQNRDELQDFMSSSQHFYWIGLSYSEEHTAWLWENGSALSQYLFPSFETFKPKNCIAYNSKGNALDESCETKNRYICKQQLI; from the exons ATGGCAG TGTTTAAGACCACTCTGTGGAGGTTAATTTCTGGGACCTTAGGGATAATATGCCTTTCGTTGATGGCTACGTTGGGAATTCTGTTGAAAAATT CTTTTACTAAACTGAGTGTTGAGCCAGCATATACTCCAGGACCCAACATAGAACTCCAGAAAG ACTCTGACTGCTGTTCTTGCCATGAAAAATGGGTTGGGTACCGATGCAACTGTTACTTCATTTCCAGTGAAGAGAAAACGTGGAACGAAAGTAGGCATTTCTGCGCCTCTCAGAAATCCAGTCTGCTTCAGCTTCAAAACAGAGATGAGCTG CAGGATTTTATGAGCTCCAGTCAACATTTTTACTGGATTGGACTCTCTTATAGTGAGGAACACACCGCCTGGTTGTGGGAGAATGGCTCCGCACTCTCCCAGTATCT ATTTCCATCGTTTGAAACTTTTAAACCAAAGAACTGCATAGCATATAATTCAAAGGGAAATGCTTTAGACGAATCCTGTGAAACTAAAAATCGTTATATCTGTAAGCAACAGCTCATTTAA